In a genomic window of Erigeron canadensis isolate Cc75 chromosome 5, C_canadensis_v1, whole genome shotgun sequence:
- the LOC122599624 gene encoding uncharacterized protein LOC122599624 produces MMKLNTHGVHGDHHALDDGSQMFGGLLMKDSKIFGGTKFMKIIQEEECKSSSSSSIGNNSDDDEKHEDDDAQSPYKYVHTNDNNKKMSNGSFDDAVQALEEALPIRRGISTFYNGKSKSFTCLADVSPSSTPSIQDIAKPENAYTRKRRNLLASTLLSSKSKNHGFELSNIYTGRISKKLKTTTLCFAAESDEPNLNKHATQPRLYKPLLLKKQNLSSLRSFSMVNLHACNSRLGLKSTEIENC; encoded by the exons atgatgaaacTTAATACACATGGAGTGCATGGTGATCATCATGCTCTTGATGATGGTTCTCAAATGTTTGGAGGACTTTTGATGAAAGATTCTAAAATCTTTGGAGGCACAAAATTCATGAAGATCATACAAGAAGAAGAATGCAAATCATCGAGCAGTTCATCGATAGGAAACAATAGCGATGATGATGAAAAACACGAGGATGATGATGCTCAAAGTCCTTACAAATATGTTCACACCAATGACAACAATAAGAAGATGAGTAATGGATCTTTTGATGATGCGGTTCAAGCTCTCGAAGAAGCACTTCCAATCAG AAGAGGAATATCCACATTTTACAATGGGAAATCAAAATCCTTTACATGTTTAGCGGATGTCTCGCCTTCATCTACACCATCCATACAAGACATCGCGAAACCAGAAAACGCCTacacaagaaaaagaagaaatctTCTCGCATCCACTCTTTTGTCATCCAAGAGCAAGAATCATGGTTTTGAACTATCAAATATCTACACCGGACGGATATCAAAGAAACTGAAAACCACTACATTGTGCTTTGCCGCAGAAAGTGATGAGCCcaacttaaacaaacatgcCACACAACCACGACTCTATAAGCCATTGTTGTTGAAAAAGCAGAATCTTTCTTCCTTGAGATCATTTTCAATGGTTAACTTGCATGCTTGCAACTCTAGACTTGGCTTAAAATCAACCGAGATCGAAAATTGTTAG
- the LOC122599372 gene encoding copper-transporting ATPase PAA2, chloroplastic: MTADLLRISLHLQPNSTTINHHRILTLPTNVDFKRRRNHLFRQPPPPRLLHKHLITATSLNLTSPETQQPLVSDRSPSVLLDVTGMMCGACVSRVKSILSSDERVESVVVNMLTETAAVKLNDDLIGGRDVAEELGRKLTECGFPSKKRESGLGIEEKVKKWKESVKRKEEMMIESRNRVVFSWTLVALCCGSHASHLLHSLGLHVATHGSLMQLLHNSYFKGSLAVGALLGPGRELLSDGLKAFFKRSPNMNSLVGFGSIAAFMISAISLLNPDLGWDATFFDEPVMLLGFVLLGRSLEERARLRASSDMNELLSLISTRSRLVISSSENNVSAGSILSSDSICIEVPTDDVRVGDLVLVLPGETISVDGKVVAGRSVVDESMLTGESLPVFKEEGLLVSAGTINWDGPLKIEASSTGSNSTITKIVKMVEDAQGREAPIQRLADSIAGPFVYTVMTLSAATFAFWYYAGVHVFPDVLLNDISGPEGNPLLLSLKLSTDVLVVSCPCALGLATPTAILVGTSLGAKQGLLIRGGDVLERLANIDTITLDKTGTLTEGKPAVSAVASYSHGEAEILQLAAAVEKTASHPIAKAIISKAESLNLNIPVTSRQLVEPGFGTLAEVDGHLVAVGSMKWVHERFQHKKNMTDIENLEQEVMQKSSEGRSSSNYSQTVVFIGREGEGIIGAIGISDNLRHDAESTVKRLQQRGIETILLSGDREEAVASVAKTVGIGSDLINASLTPQQKSGAISDLQTSGHCVAMVGDGINDAPSLALADVGIALQVEGQENAASNAASIILLGDKLSQVVDALDLAKATMSKVHQNLSWAVAYNVVAIPIAAGVLLPHFDFAMTPSLSGGLMAFSSIFVVSNSLLLQFHGSGQKLKKKATNLSDKRLESAI, encoded by the exons ATGACAGCTGATCTCCTCCGCATCTCTCTCCACCTCCAACCAAATTCCACCACCATAAACCACCACCGCATTTTGACTCTACCTACCAATGTTGACTTCAAACGACGTCGTAACCACCTTTTCCGTCAACCACCACCGCCACGTCTCCTTCACAAACACCTCATCACCGCCACTTCACTCAACCTCACCTCACCGGAAACGCAACAACCTCTCGTCTCCGATCGCTCGCCGTCGGTCCTCCTCGACGTAACCGGAATGATGTGCGGCGCGTGCGTGTCACGCGTCAAGTCAATTCTGTCATCCGACGAGCGCGTGGAGTCCGTTGTGGTCAACATGTTGACCGAAACAGCTGCGGTTAAGTTGAATGATGATTTGATTGGAGGTCGTGATGTGGCCGAGGAGTTAGGACGGAAGCTGACGGAATGCGGATTTCCGTCCAAGAAGAGAGAGTCAGGATTAGGAATTGaggaaaaagtgaaaaaatggaaagaaagtgtaaaaagaaaagaagagatgaTGATTGAGAGTAGGAATAGAGTTGTTTTTTCTTGGACTTTAGTTGCTTTATGTTGTGGTTCACATGCTTCTCATTTGTTGCATTCCCTTGGTCTTCATGTTGCTACTCATG GTTCTCTCATGCAGTTACTTCACAACTCCTATTTTAAAGGCAGTCTAGCTGTTGGTGCTCTGTTGGGACCTGGAAGAG AGTTGCTTTCTGATGGTCTTAAAGCATTCTTCAAGAGATCTCCAAATATGAACTCTCTTGTTGGATTCGGATCCATTGCTGCATTTATGATAAGTGCG ATCTCACTTCTTAACCCTGATCTTGGATGGGATGCCACGTTCTTCGATGAGCCG GTCATGCTTCTTGGTTTTGTTCTCTTGGGACGTTCGCTCGAAGAAAGGGCAAGACTTCGGGCATCTAGCGACATGAATGAATTATTA TCACTTATATCAACACGGTCACGACTAGTCATTTCTTCATCTGAGAATAATGTTTCTGCTGGTAGCATACTAAGCTCTGATTCAATCTGTATTGAAGTTCCCACGGATGATGTTCGAGTTGGAGACTTGGTATTGGTATTGCCAGGAGAAACCATATCTGTAGAT GGAAAAGTTGTCGCAGGACGAAGTGTTGTGGATGAGTCCATGCTTACTGGTGAATCCCTACCTGTTTTCAAGGAAGAAGGTCTATTAGTCTCAGCTGGAACAATAAATTGG GATGGTCCACTGAAAATAGAAGCTTCTTCCACTGGATCCAACTCAACAATCACAAAGATCGTTAAAATG GTAGAGGATGCTCAAGGCCGTGAAGCACCTATACAGAGGCTTGCAGATTCAATTGCAGGCCCATTTGTGTACACTGTTATGACTTTATCAGCAGCAACATTTGCCTTCTG GTACTATGCTGGGGTACATGTTTTTCCAGATGTGCTGCTTAATGACATCTCTGGTCCTGAGGGAAATCCTTTGCTTCTGAGCTTAAAGCTTTCTACAGATGTCTTG GTCGTCTCGTGCCCATGTGCACTAGGCCTTGCAACACCAACTGCAATTCTTGTCGGAACCtctttag GAGCTAAGCAGGGACTTCTGATCAGGGGAGGAGATGTGTTGGAACGCTTGGCAAACATAGACACTATTACATTGGACAAG ACTGGGACTCTTACAGAAGGAAAACCTGCTGTTTCTGCTGTGGCATCATATAGTCATGGAGAAGCTGAGATTCTCCAATTGGCTGCTGCAGTAGAGAAAACTGCCTCACATCCAATTGCGAAGGCTATCATATCTAAAGCCGAgtcattaaatttaaatattccAGTCACAAGTAGGCAGTTAGTAGAGCCAGGTTTTGGGACTTTGGCAGAAGTAGATGGTCATTTGGTGGCCGTTGGATCTATGAAATGGGTTCATGAACGTTTCCAGCACAAAAAAAACATGACAGATATAGAAAATCTGGAGCAAGAGGTGATGCAAAAATCATCTGAAGGTCGTTCATCATCGAATTATTCACAAACGGTTGTTTTCATTGGTCGGGAAGGGGAAGGGATCATTGGCGCTATAGGAATATCTGATAATTTGCGTCACGATGCTGAGTCTACTGTGAAAAG GCTACAGCAAAGGGGAATTGAAACAATCCTGCTATCAGGAGACAGGGAAGAGGCAGTTGCAAGTGTAGCAAAGACTGTGGGCATAGGAAGTGATCTTATCAATGCATCTTTGACTCCACAACAAAAATCTGGGGCCATCTCAGATCTGCAAACCTCTGGCCATTGTGTTGCAATG GTTGGAGATGGAATCAATGATGCACCCTCTTTGGCTTTAGCTGATGTTGGAATTGCTTTGCAAGTTGAAGGGCAGGAAAATGCTGCCTCCAATGCAGCATCCATTATACTTCTTGGCGACAAACTTTCACAA GTGGTAGATGCACTTGATCTTGCAAAAGCAACAATGTCAAAAGTTCATCAAAATTTGTCTTGGGCAGTGGCGTATAATGTTGTTGCAATCCCCATTGCAGCTGGTGTACTGCTTCCTCATTTCGATTTTGCCATGACACCATCACTTTCAG GTGGACTGATGGCGTTTAGCTCAATATTTGTTGTCAGCAACTCGCTACTTTTACAATTTCATGGGTCTggccaaaaattgaaaaagaaagcCACTAACTTAAGTGATAAGCGACTTGAATCTGCTATTTAA